The following are from one region of the Silene latifolia isolate original U9 population chromosome 9, ASM4854445v1, whole genome shotgun sequence genome:
- the LOC141600085 gene encoding RNA pseudouridine synthase 5 isoform X6, with the protein MQTIGEAWPEFNGGLTYNDVVSASHSGLTLIQFYSSKYTSSAPLHGWLQRIHNKQIMIDGETVIDPNTILRVGSELVYHRLPWKEPEAPYLLEVLYEDDAMIALNKPSGLQVLPGGLFQQRTVLSQLQWHANKTSKQRLSREPHPVPVHRLGRGTSGVLLCAKTKHAKTCLAAYFADGTSLLHGKRAINVRERKITKIYRALVKGIINENEIEIDQPIGTMRYPGVSRGLYVALPSGKPALSKVGVVERDVQKDQTWVKVEIQSGRPHQIRIHLSYIGHPLLGDPLYVAGGQPQCSDMELVDESYAEDGGYQRPSKPVPGDIGYHLHAHEVILSHPTTNEVMKILAPLPSMLKSVHE; encoded by the exons ATGCAAACAATCGGTGAAGCATGGCCTGAATTCAATGGTGGTCTCACCTACAACGACGTCGTATCTGCTTCTCACTCAG GTTTAACTTTAATCCAATTTTACTCCTCCAAGTACACCAGCTCAGCTCCTCTGCacgg tTGGTTGCAGCGAATTCATAATAAACAG ATTATGATTGACGGTGAAACAGTGATTGATCCAAATACTATTCTCAG AGTTGGTTCAGAGTTGGTATATCACCGGCTTCCATGGAAGGAACCTGAAGCACCCTACTTGCTTGAAGTTCTTTATGAAGATGATGCCATG ATTGCTTTGAATAAGCCATCTGGCCTTCAAGTTTTACCTGGGGGACTCTTCCAGCAGCGGACTGTTTTGTCGCAACTTCAGTGGCATGCTAACAAAACTAGCAAGCAACGATTGAGCCGAGAACCACATCCTGTTCCTGTTCACCGTCTAGGAAGGGGTACCTCGG GTGTATTACTCTGTGCGAAGACTAAACATGCAAAGACTTGCCTTGCAGCATATTTTGCCGATGGAACATCATTATTGCATGGCAAAAG AGCGATAAATGTCAGAGAACGGAAGATTACGAAGATTTACCGCGCATTGGTGAAGGGAATAATAAATGAGAATGAG ATTGAGATTGACCAGCCCATAGGAACAATGCGCTATCCTGGGGTTTCAAGGGGTCTATATGTCGCCTTACCTTCAG GTAAACCCGCTTTGAGTAAAGTTGGGGTTGTTGAAAGAGATGTACAAAAGGATCAAACATGGGTGAAG GTGGAGATACAGTCAGGAAGACCTCATCAAATCCGTATTCATCTTTCCTACATAGGACATCCTCTTTTAG GTGATCCGCTTTATGTTGCCGGGGGTCAGCCACAATGCTCTGATATGGAGCTTGTTGATGAAAGTTACGCTGAAGATGG TGGTTATCAGCGGCCTTCAAAACCTGTTCCAGGAGACATTGGGTATCACCTGCATGCCCATGAAGTGATCCTTTCCCATCCAACCACGAATGAG GTGATGAAGATTCTTGCCCCGCTTCCGTCAATGCTGAAGTCAGTGCATGA
- the LOC141600085 gene encoding RNA pseudouridine synthase 5 isoform X5 produces the protein MQTIGEAWPEFNGGLTYNDVVSASHSGLTLIQFYSSKYTSSAPLHGWLQRIHNKQIMIDGETVIDPNTILRVGSELVYHRLPWKEPEAPYLLEVLYEDDAMIALNKPSGLQVLPGGLFQQRTVLSQLQWHANKTSKQRLSREPHPVPVHRLGRGTSGVLLCAKTKHAKTCLAAYFADGTSLLHGKRAINVRERKITKIYRALVKGIINENEIEIDQPIGTMRYPGVSRGLYVALPSGKPALSKVGVVERDVQKDQTWVKVEIQSGRPHQIRIHLSYIGHPLLGDPLYVAGGQPQCSDMELVDESYAEDGGYQRPSKPVPGDIGYHLHAHEVILSHPTTNEVMKILAPLPSMLKNHRWIFGQ, from the exons ATGCAAACAATCGGTGAAGCATGGCCTGAATTCAATGGTGGTCTCACCTACAACGACGTCGTATCTGCTTCTCACTCAG GTTTAACTTTAATCCAATTTTACTCCTCCAAGTACACCAGCTCAGCTCCTCTGCacgg tTGGTTGCAGCGAATTCATAATAAACAG ATTATGATTGACGGTGAAACAGTGATTGATCCAAATACTATTCTCAG AGTTGGTTCAGAGTTGGTATATCACCGGCTTCCATGGAAGGAACCTGAAGCACCCTACTTGCTTGAAGTTCTTTATGAAGATGATGCCATG ATTGCTTTGAATAAGCCATCTGGCCTTCAAGTTTTACCTGGGGGACTCTTCCAGCAGCGGACTGTTTTGTCGCAACTTCAGTGGCATGCTAACAAAACTAGCAAGCAACGATTGAGCCGAGAACCACATCCTGTTCCTGTTCACCGTCTAGGAAGGGGTACCTCGG GTGTATTACTCTGTGCGAAGACTAAACATGCAAAGACTTGCCTTGCAGCATATTTTGCCGATGGAACATCATTATTGCATGGCAAAAG AGCGATAAATGTCAGAGAACGGAAGATTACGAAGATTTACCGCGCATTGGTGAAGGGAATAATAAATGAGAATGAG ATTGAGATTGACCAGCCCATAGGAACAATGCGCTATCCTGGGGTTTCAAGGGGTCTATATGTCGCCTTACCTTCAG GTAAACCCGCTTTGAGTAAAGTTGGGGTTGTTGAAAGAGATGTACAAAAGGATCAAACATGGGTGAAG GTGGAGATACAGTCAGGAAGACCTCATCAAATCCGTATTCATCTTTCCTACATAGGACATCCTCTTTTAG GTGATCCGCTTTATGTTGCCGGGGGTCAGCCACAATGCTCTGATATGGAGCTTGTTGATGAAAGTTACGCTGAAGATGG TGGTTATCAGCGGCCTTCAAAACCTGTTCCAGGAGACATTGGGTATCACCTGCATGCCCATGAAGTGATCCTTTCCCATCCAACCACGAATGAG GTGATGAAGATTCTTGCCCCGCTTCCGTCAATGCTGAA AAATCACAGGTGGATATTTGGCCAATAA
- the LOC141600085 gene encoding RNA pseudouridine synthase 5 isoform X4: MQTIGEAWPEFNGGLTYNDVVSASHSGLTLIQFYSSKYTSSAPLHGWLQRIHNKQIMIDGETVIDPNTILRVGSELVYHRLPWKEPEAPYLLEVLYEDDAMIALNKPSGLQVLPGGLFQQRTVLSQLQWHANKTSKQRLSREPHPVPVHRLGRGTSGVLLCAKTKHAKTCLAAYFADGTSLLHGKRAINVRERKITKIYRALVKGIINENEIEIDQPIGTMRYPGVSRGLYVALPSGKPALSKVGVVERDVQKDQTWVKVEIQSGRPHQIRIHLSYIGHPLLGDPLYVAGGQPQCSDMELVDESYAEDGGYQRPSKPVPGDIGYHLHAHEVILSHPTTNEVMKILAPLPSMLKSVHELTGC, from the exons ATGCAAACAATCGGTGAAGCATGGCCTGAATTCAATGGTGGTCTCACCTACAACGACGTCGTATCTGCTTCTCACTCAG GTTTAACTTTAATCCAATTTTACTCCTCCAAGTACACCAGCTCAGCTCCTCTGCacgg tTGGTTGCAGCGAATTCATAATAAACAG ATTATGATTGACGGTGAAACAGTGATTGATCCAAATACTATTCTCAG AGTTGGTTCAGAGTTGGTATATCACCGGCTTCCATGGAAGGAACCTGAAGCACCCTACTTGCTTGAAGTTCTTTATGAAGATGATGCCATG ATTGCTTTGAATAAGCCATCTGGCCTTCAAGTTTTACCTGGGGGACTCTTCCAGCAGCGGACTGTTTTGTCGCAACTTCAGTGGCATGCTAACAAAACTAGCAAGCAACGATTGAGCCGAGAACCACATCCTGTTCCTGTTCACCGTCTAGGAAGGGGTACCTCGG GTGTATTACTCTGTGCGAAGACTAAACATGCAAAGACTTGCCTTGCAGCATATTTTGCCGATGGAACATCATTATTGCATGGCAAAAG AGCGATAAATGTCAGAGAACGGAAGATTACGAAGATTTACCGCGCATTGGTGAAGGGAATAATAAATGAGAATGAG ATTGAGATTGACCAGCCCATAGGAACAATGCGCTATCCTGGGGTTTCAAGGGGTCTATATGTCGCCTTACCTTCAG GTAAACCCGCTTTGAGTAAAGTTGGGGTTGTTGAAAGAGATGTACAAAAGGATCAAACATGGGTGAAG GTGGAGATACAGTCAGGAAGACCTCATCAAATCCGTATTCATCTTTCCTACATAGGACATCCTCTTTTAG GTGATCCGCTTTATGTTGCCGGGGGTCAGCCACAATGCTCTGATATGGAGCTTGTTGATGAAAGTTACGCTGAAGATGG TGGTTATCAGCGGCCTTCAAAACCTGTTCCAGGAGACATTGGGTATCACCTGCATGCCCATGAAGTGATCCTTTCCCATCCAACCACGAATGAG GTGATGAAGATTCTTGCCCCGCTTCCGTCAATGCTGAAGTCAGTGCATGA
- the LOC141600085 gene encoding RNA pseudouridine synthase 5 isoform X7: MQTIGEAWPEFNGGLTYNDVVSASHSGLTLIQFYSSKYTSSAPLHGWLQRIHNKQIMIDGETVIDPNTILRVGSELVYHRLPWKEPEAPYLLEVLYEDDAMIALNKPSGLQVLPGGLFQQRTVLSQLQWHANKTSKQRLSREPHPVPVHRLGRGTSGVLLCAKTKHAKTCLAAYFADGTSLLHGKRAINVRERKITKIYRALVKGIINENEIEIDQPIGTMRYPGVSRGLYVALPSGKPALSKVGVVERDVQKDQTWVKVEIQSGRPHQIRIHLSYIGHPLLGDPLYVAGGQPQCSDMELVDESYAEDGGYQRPSKPVPGDIGYHLHAHEVILSHPTTNEVMKILAPLPSMLK, encoded by the exons ATGCAAACAATCGGTGAAGCATGGCCTGAATTCAATGGTGGTCTCACCTACAACGACGTCGTATCTGCTTCTCACTCAG GTTTAACTTTAATCCAATTTTACTCCTCCAAGTACACCAGCTCAGCTCCTCTGCacgg tTGGTTGCAGCGAATTCATAATAAACAG ATTATGATTGACGGTGAAACAGTGATTGATCCAAATACTATTCTCAG AGTTGGTTCAGAGTTGGTATATCACCGGCTTCCATGGAAGGAACCTGAAGCACCCTACTTGCTTGAAGTTCTTTATGAAGATGATGCCATG ATTGCTTTGAATAAGCCATCTGGCCTTCAAGTTTTACCTGGGGGACTCTTCCAGCAGCGGACTGTTTTGTCGCAACTTCAGTGGCATGCTAACAAAACTAGCAAGCAACGATTGAGCCGAGAACCACATCCTGTTCCTGTTCACCGTCTAGGAAGGGGTACCTCGG GTGTATTACTCTGTGCGAAGACTAAACATGCAAAGACTTGCCTTGCAGCATATTTTGCCGATGGAACATCATTATTGCATGGCAAAAG AGCGATAAATGTCAGAGAACGGAAGATTACGAAGATTTACCGCGCATTGGTGAAGGGAATAATAAATGAGAATGAG ATTGAGATTGACCAGCCCATAGGAACAATGCGCTATCCTGGGGTTTCAAGGGGTCTATATGTCGCCTTACCTTCAG GTAAACCCGCTTTGAGTAAAGTTGGGGTTGTTGAAAGAGATGTACAAAAGGATCAAACATGGGTGAAG GTGGAGATACAGTCAGGAAGACCTCATCAAATCCGTATTCATCTTTCCTACATAGGACATCCTCTTTTAG GTGATCCGCTTTATGTTGCCGGGGGTCAGCCACAATGCTCTGATATGGAGCTTGTTGATGAAAGTTACGCTGAAGATGG TGGTTATCAGCGGCCTTCAAAACCTGTTCCAGGAGACATTGGGTATCACCTGCATGCCCATGAAGTGATCCTTTCCCATCCAACCACGAATGAG GTGATGAAGATTCTTGCCCCGCTTCCGTCAATGCTGAA
- the LOC141600085 gene encoding RNA pseudouridine synthase 5 isoform X3 — MQTIGEAWPEFNGGLTYNDVVSASHSGLTLIQFYSSKYTSSAPLHGWLQRIHNKQIMIDGETVIDPNTILRVGSELVYHRLPWKEPEAPYLLEVLYEDDAMIALNKPSGLQVLPGGLFQQRTVLSQLQWHANKTSKQRLSREPHPVPVHRLGRGTSAYFADGTSLLHGKRAINVRERKITKIYRALVKGIINENEIEIDQPIGTMRYPGVSRGLYVALPSGKPALSKVGVVERDVQKDQTWVKVEIQSGRPHQIRIHLSYIGHPLLGDPLYVAGGQPQCSDMELVDESYAEDGGYQRPSKPVPGDIGYHLHAHEVILSHPTTNEVMKILAPLPSMLKSVHEKKKKGRNIRNCIYGEMNNTSTW; from the exons ATGCAAACAATCGGTGAAGCATGGCCTGAATTCAATGGTGGTCTCACCTACAACGACGTCGTATCTGCTTCTCACTCAG GTTTAACTTTAATCCAATTTTACTCCTCCAAGTACACCAGCTCAGCTCCTCTGCacgg tTGGTTGCAGCGAATTCATAATAAACAG ATTATGATTGACGGTGAAACAGTGATTGATCCAAATACTATTCTCAG AGTTGGTTCAGAGTTGGTATATCACCGGCTTCCATGGAAGGAACCTGAAGCACCCTACTTGCTTGAAGTTCTTTATGAAGATGATGCCATG ATTGCTTTGAATAAGCCATCTGGCCTTCAAGTTTTACCTGGGGGACTCTTCCAGCAGCGGACTGTTTTGTCGCAACTTCAGTGGCATGCTAACAAAACTAGCAAGCAACGATTGAGCCGAGAACCACATCCTGTTCCTGTTCACCGTCTAGGAAGGGGTACCTCGG CATATTTTGCCGATGGAACATCATTATTGCATGGCAAAAG AGCGATAAATGTCAGAGAACGGAAGATTACGAAGATTTACCGCGCATTGGTGAAGGGAATAATAAATGAGAATGAG ATTGAGATTGACCAGCCCATAGGAACAATGCGCTATCCTGGGGTTTCAAGGGGTCTATATGTCGCCTTACCTTCAG GTAAACCCGCTTTGAGTAAAGTTGGGGTTGTTGAAAGAGATGTACAAAAGGATCAAACATGGGTGAAG GTGGAGATACAGTCAGGAAGACCTCATCAAATCCGTATTCATCTTTCCTACATAGGACATCCTCTTTTAG GTGATCCGCTTTATGTTGCCGGGGGTCAGCCACAATGCTCTGATATGGAGCTTGTTGATGAAAGTTACGCTGAAGATGG TGGTTATCAGCGGCCTTCAAAACCTGTTCCAGGAGACATTGGGTATCACCTGCATGCCCATGAAGTGATCCTTTCCCATCCAACCACGAATGAG GTGATGAAGATTCTTGCCCCGCTTCCGTCAATGCTGAAGTCAGTGCATGA aaaaaagaaaaaaggaagaaaCATCAGAAATTGCATTTATGGAGAAATGAACAACACCAGTACCTGGTGA
- the LOC141600085 gene encoding RNA pseudouridine synthase 5 isoform X9, whose protein sequence is MIDGETVIDPNTILRVGSELVYHRLPWKEPEAPYLLEVLYEDDAMIALNKPSGLQVLPGGLFQQRTVLSQLQWHANKTSKQRLSREPHPVPVHRLGRGTSGVLLCAKTKHAKTCLAAYFADGTSLLHGKRAINVRERKITKIYRALVKGIINENEIEIDQPIGTMRYPGVSRGLYVALPSGKPALSKVGVVERDVQKDQTWVKVEIQSGRPHQIRIHLSYIGHPLLGDPLYVAGGQPQCSDMELVDESYAEDGGYQRPSKPVPGDIGYHLHAHEVILSHPTTNEVMKILAPLPSMLKSVHE, encoded by the exons ATGATTGACGGTGAAACAGTGATTGATCCAAATACTATTCTCAG AGTTGGTTCAGAGTTGGTATATCACCGGCTTCCATGGAAGGAACCTGAAGCACCCTACTTGCTTGAAGTTCTTTATGAAGATGATGCCATG ATTGCTTTGAATAAGCCATCTGGCCTTCAAGTTTTACCTGGGGGACTCTTCCAGCAGCGGACTGTTTTGTCGCAACTTCAGTGGCATGCTAACAAAACTAGCAAGCAACGATTGAGCCGAGAACCACATCCTGTTCCTGTTCACCGTCTAGGAAGGGGTACCTCGG GTGTATTACTCTGTGCGAAGACTAAACATGCAAAGACTTGCCTTGCAGCATATTTTGCCGATGGAACATCATTATTGCATGGCAAAAG AGCGATAAATGTCAGAGAACGGAAGATTACGAAGATTTACCGCGCATTGGTGAAGGGAATAATAAATGAGAATGAG ATTGAGATTGACCAGCCCATAGGAACAATGCGCTATCCTGGGGTTTCAAGGGGTCTATATGTCGCCTTACCTTCAG GTAAACCCGCTTTGAGTAAAGTTGGGGTTGTTGAAAGAGATGTACAAAAGGATCAAACATGGGTGAAG GTGGAGATACAGTCAGGAAGACCTCATCAAATCCGTATTCATCTTTCCTACATAGGACATCCTCTTTTAG GTGATCCGCTTTATGTTGCCGGGGGTCAGCCACAATGCTCTGATATGGAGCTTGTTGATGAAAGTTACGCTGAAGATGG TGGTTATCAGCGGCCTTCAAAACCTGTTCCAGGAGACATTGGGTATCACCTGCATGCCCATGAAGTGATCCTTTCCCATCCAACCACGAATGAG GTGATGAAGATTCTTGCCCCGCTTCCGTCAATGCTGAAGTCAGTGCATGAGTAA
- the LOC141600085 gene encoding RNA pseudouridine synthase 5 isoform X8, with the protein MQTIGEAWPEFNGGLTYNDVVSASHSGLTLIQFYSSKYTSSAPLHGWLQRIHNKQIMIDGETVIDPNTILRVGSELVYHRLPWKEPEAPYLLEVLYEDDAMIALNKPSGLQVLPGGLFQQRTVLSQLQWHANKTSKQRLSREPHPVPVHRLGRGTSAYFADGTSLLHGKRAINVRERKITKIYRALVKGIINENEIEIDQPIGTMRYPGVSRGLYVALPSGKPALSKVGVVERDVQKDQTWVKVEIQSGRPHQIRIHLSYIGHPLLGDPLYVAGGQPQCSDMELVDESYAEDGGYQRPSKPVPGDIGYHLHAHEVILSHPTTNEVMKILAPLPSMLKNHRWIFGQ; encoded by the exons ATGCAAACAATCGGTGAAGCATGGCCTGAATTCAATGGTGGTCTCACCTACAACGACGTCGTATCTGCTTCTCACTCAG GTTTAACTTTAATCCAATTTTACTCCTCCAAGTACACCAGCTCAGCTCCTCTGCacgg tTGGTTGCAGCGAATTCATAATAAACAG ATTATGATTGACGGTGAAACAGTGATTGATCCAAATACTATTCTCAG AGTTGGTTCAGAGTTGGTATATCACCGGCTTCCATGGAAGGAACCTGAAGCACCCTACTTGCTTGAAGTTCTTTATGAAGATGATGCCATG ATTGCTTTGAATAAGCCATCTGGCCTTCAAGTTTTACCTGGGGGACTCTTCCAGCAGCGGACTGTTTTGTCGCAACTTCAGTGGCATGCTAACAAAACTAGCAAGCAACGATTGAGCCGAGAACCACATCCTGTTCCTGTTCACCGTCTAGGAAGGGGTACCTCGG CATATTTTGCCGATGGAACATCATTATTGCATGGCAAAAG AGCGATAAATGTCAGAGAACGGAAGATTACGAAGATTTACCGCGCATTGGTGAAGGGAATAATAAATGAGAATGAG ATTGAGATTGACCAGCCCATAGGAACAATGCGCTATCCTGGGGTTTCAAGGGGTCTATATGTCGCCTTACCTTCAG GTAAACCCGCTTTGAGTAAAGTTGGGGTTGTTGAAAGAGATGTACAAAAGGATCAAACATGGGTGAAG GTGGAGATACAGTCAGGAAGACCTCATCAAATCCGTATTCATCTTTCCTACATAGGACATCCTCTTTTAG GTGATCCGCTTTATGTTGCCGGGGGTCAGCCACAATGCTCTGATATGGAGCTTGTTGATGAAAGTTACGCTGAAGATGG TGGTTATCAGCGGCCTTCAAAACCTGTTCCAGGAGACATTGGGTATCACCTGCATGCCCATGAAGTGATCCTTTCCCATCCAACCACGAATGAG GTGATGAAGATTCTTGCCCCGCTTCCGTCAATGCTGAA AAATCACAGGTGGATATTTGGCCAATAA
- the LOC141600085 gene encoding RNA pseudouridine synthase 5 isoform X1, producing MQTIGEAWPEFNGGLTYNDVVSASHSGLTLIQFYSSKYTSSAPLHGWLQRIHNKQIMIDGETVIDPNTILRVGSELVYHRLPWKEPEAPYLLEVLYEDDAMIALNKPSGLQVLPGGLFQQRTVLSQLQWHANKTSKQRLSREPHPVPVHRLGRGTSGVLLCAKTKHAKTCLAAYFADGTSLLHGKRAINVRERKITKIYRALVKGIINENEIEIDQPIGTMRYPGVSRGLYVALPSGKPALSKVGVVERDVQKDQTWVKVEIQSGRPHQIRIHLSYIGHPLLGDPLYVAGGQPQCSDMELVDESYAEDGGYQRPSKPVPGDIGYHLHAHEVILSHPTTNEVMKILAPLPSMLKSVHEKKKKGRNIRNCIYGEMNNTSTW from the exons ATGCAAACAATCGGTGAAGCATGGCCTGAATTCAATGGTGGTCTCACCTACAACGACGTCGTATCTGCTTCTCACTCAG GTTTAACTTTAATCCAATTTTACTCCTCCAAGTACACCAGCTCAGCTCCTCTGCacgg tTGGTTGCAGCGAATTCATAATAAACAG ATTATGATTGACGGTGAAACAGTGATTGATCCAAATACTATTCTCAG AGTTGGTTCAGAGTTGGTATATCACCGGCTTCCATGGAAGGAACCTGAAGCACCCTACTTGCTTGAAGTTCTTTATGAAGATGATGCCATG ATTGCTTTGAATAAGCCATCTGGCCTTCAAGTTTTACCTGGGGGACTCTTCCAGCAGCGGACTGTTTTGTCGCAACTTCAGTGGCATGCTAACAAAACTAGCAAGCAACGATTGAGCCGAGAACCACATCCTGTTCCTGTTCACCGTCTAGGAAGGGGTACCTCGG GTGTATTACTCTGTGCGAAGACTAAACATGCAAAGACTTGCCTTGCAGCATATTTTGCCGATGGAACATCATTATTGCATGGCAAAAG AGCGATAAATGTCAGAGAACGGAAGATTACGAAGATTTACCGCGCATTGGTGAAGGGAATAATAAATGAGAATGAG ATTGAGATTGACCAGCCCATAGGAACAATGCGCTATCCTGGGGTTTCAAGGGGTCTATATGTCGCCTTACCTTCAG GTAAACCCGCTTTGAGTAAAGTTGGGGTTGTTGAAAGAGATGTACAAAAGGATCAAACATGGGTGAAG GTGGAGATACAGTCAGGAAGACCTCATCAAATCCGTATTCATCTTTCCTACATAGGACATCCTCTTTTAG GTGATCCGCTTTATGTTGCCGGGGGTCAGCCACAATGCTCTGATATGGAGCTTGTTGATGAAAGTTACGCTGAAGATGG TGGTTATCAGCGGCCTTCAAAACCTGTTCCAGGAGACATTGGGTATCACCTGCATGCCCATGAAGTGATCCTTTCCCATCCAACCACGAATGAG GTGATGAAGATTCTTGCCCCGCTTCCGTCAATGCTGAAGTCAGTGCATGA aaaaaagaaaaaaggaagaaaCATCAGAAATTGCATTTATGGAGAAATGAACAACACCAGTACCTGGTGA
- the LOC141600085 gene encoding RNA pseudouridine synthase 5 isoform X2: MQTIGEAWPEFNGGLTYNDVVSASHSGLTLIQFYSSKYTSSAPLHGWLQRIHNKQIMIDGETVIDPNTILRVGSELVYHRLPWKEPEAPYLLEVLYEDDAMIALNKPSGLQVLPGGLFQQRTVLSQLQWHANKTSKQRLSREPHPVPVHRLGRGTSGVLLCAKTKHAKTCLAAYFADGTSLLHGKRAINVRERKITKIYRALVKGIINENEIEIDQPIGTMRYPGVSRGLYVALPSGKPALSKVGVVERDVQKDQTWVKVEIQSGRPHQIRIHLSYIGHPLLGDPLYVAGGQPQCSDMELVDESYAEDGGYQRPSKPVPGDIGYHLHAHEVILSHPTTNEVMKILAPLPSMLKSVHENHRWIFGQ; this comes from the exons ATGCAAACAATCGGTGAAGCATGGCCTGAATTCAATGGTGGTCTCACCTACAACGACGTCGTATCTGCTTCTCACTCAG GTTTAACTTTAATCCAATTTTACTCCTCCAAGTACACCAGCTCAGCTCCTCTGCacgg tTGGTTGCAGCGAATTCATAATAAACAG ATTATGATTGACGGTGAAACAGTGATTGATCCAAATACTATTCTCAG AGTTGGTTCAGAGTTGGTATATCACCGGCTTCCATGGAAGGAACCTGAAGCACCCTACTTGCTTGAAGTTCTTTATGAAGATGATGCCATG ATTGCTTTGAATAAGCCATCTGGCCTTCAAGTTTTACCTGGGGGACTCTTCCAGCAGCGGACTGTTTTGTCGCAACTTCAGTGGCATGCTAACAAAACTAGCAAGCAACGATTGAGCCGAGAACCACATCCTGTTCCTGTTCACCGTCTAGGAAGGGGTACCTCGG GTGTATTACTCTGTGCGAAGACTAAACATGCAAAGACTTGCCTTGCAGCATATTTTGCCGATGGAACATCATTATTGCATGGCAAAAG AGCGATAAATGTCAGAGAACGGAAGATTACGAAGATTTACCGCGCATTGGTGAAGGGAATAATAAATGAGAATGAG ATTGAGATTGACCAGCCCATAGGAACAATGCGCTATCCTGGGGTTTCAAGGGGTCTATATGTCGCCTTACCTTCAG GTAAACCCGCTTTGAGTAAAGTTGGGGTTGTTGAAAGAGATGTACAAAAGGATCAAACATGGGTGAAG GTGGAGATACAGTCAGGAAGACCTCATCAAATCCGTATTCATCTTTCCTACATAGGACATCCTCTTTTAG GTGATCCGCTTTATGTTGCCGGGGGTCAGCCACAATGCTCTGATATGGAGCTTGTTGATGAAAGTTACGCTGAAGATGG TGGTTATCAGCGGCCTTCAAAACCTGTTCCAGGAGACATTGGGTATCACCTGCATGCCCATGAAGTGATCCTTTCCCATCCAACCACGAATGAG GTGATGAAGATTCTTGCCCCGCTTCCGTCAATGCTGAAGTCAGTGCATGA AAATCACAGGTGGATATTTGGCCAATAA